From Calothrix sp. PCC 6303, a single genomic window includes:
- a CDS encoding radical SAM protein: protein MAPLVANYYLTYRCNARCHFCNIWTLEPGKEATFETIKHNLSDLRRLGVKYVDFTGGEPLLREDVGEIYTEAKRQGFYTSITTNTILYPRKAKEIQGLVDFLNFSLDGGDAETHDQSRGVKIFDTLVESVKLAKSLGEFPVLNHTVTAQNFRRIDEVGELGKELGVRVWLNPAFTAYDNYNSNKNPTPEMVEAIEAAAKKYKNVGYNRAALAFIEAGGNDTENPRCKAVDAVIAISPNDELLLPCYHFAQTGVPIDGRLYELYRESEIVEEYRQSQGKLKVCEGCTVWCYLIPSFFMGVDKYWWLNQVTYASEFLARKRFLQRV from the coding sequence ATGGCTCCACTGGTTGCAAACTACTATTTAACTTACCGTTGTAATGCCCGTTGTCATTTTTGTAACATTTGGACATTAGAACCAGGGAAAGAAGCTACATTTGAGACAATTAAGCATAATTTGAGCGATTTGCGCCGTTTGGGCGTGAAGTATGTAGATTTTACAGGTGGCGAACCCTTACTCCGTGAGGATGTGGGAGAGATTTATACAGAAGCAAAACGCCAAGGATTTTATACCAGTATCACAACCAACACGATTCTCTACCCCCGAAAAGCCAAAGAAATTCAAGGTTTAGTTGATTTCCTCAACTTCTCCTTAGATGGTGGAGATGCAGAAACCCACGATCAATCACGGGGTGTGAAAATTTTTGATACCTTGGTGGAATCTGTCAAACTTGCCAAATCCCTGGGAGAGTTTCCCGTACTCAATCACACTGTCACGGCACAAAATTTTCGCCGCATCGATGAAGTTGGCGAATTAGGCAAAGAATTGGGAGTCAGAGTCTGGCTGAATCCAGCTTTTACAGCTTATGACAACTACAACTCCAACAAAAATCCCACACCAGAAATGGTAGAGGCAATTGAAGCCGCTGCGAAGAAATACAAGAATGTCGGTTACAATAGGGCTGCATTGGCTTTTATTGAAGCTGGTGGTAATGATACGGAAAATCCCCGTTGCAAAGCGGTGGATGCTGTAATTGCAATTTCTCCTAATGATGAGTTGTTGCTGCCTTGCTACCATTTCGCCCAAACTGGGGTTCCCATTGATGGGCGATTATATGAGCTTTATCGTGAATCGGAGATAGTTGAAGAATATCGCCAATCTCAAGGTAAACTCAAGGTTTGTGAAGGTTGCACCGTTTGGTGTTATCTGATCCCCAGCTTCTTTATGGGTGTTGACAAATATTGGTGGTTAAATCAAGTAACCTATGCCAGCGAATTCCTGGCCCGAAAACGATTCTTACAACGAGTTTGA
- the ebsA gene encoding type IV pilus biogenesis protein EbsA: protein MAFEQLQPATQQQASVYLPYVQGSKRNFLPYAIALYQKGALEGQRKIESSENVPFVASWNIATLPSDLTRCRIQFDDDAELSYEVMTASFEFVNYLIELLDNYKRHRSSDFSQGFYRKLLKIEE, encoded by the coding sequence ATGGCTTTTGAGCAACTTCAACCTGCAACCCAGCAACAGGCTAGCGTTTACCTGCCCTATGTTCAGGGAAGCAAGCGTAATTTTCTGCCATACGCGATCGCACTTTACCAAAAAGGTGCCTTGGAAGGGCAGCGCAAAATCGAAAGTAGCGAGAATGTTCCTTTTGTGGCTAGTTGGAATATCGCCACTTTACCCTCAGATTTAACCCGCTGTCGCATCCAATTTGACGATGATGCAGAACTGAGTTATGAGGTGATGACGGCAAGTTTTGAATTTGTCAATTATTTGATCGAACTTTTGGATAACTACAAACGCCATCGTTCTAGCGATTTTTCCCAAGGATTCTACCGTAAGTTGCTTAAAATAGAAGAATAA
- a CDS encoding phosphotransacetylase family protein encodes MSKSAKFLLIGSTEAYSGKSATVLGLSYQLQQQGLDIAYGKPLGSFLSESEGNLVEDDVHFITKSLNLPNSRLVPTLFVLSELAIQKRLVGEDQVDYQDTLAKQYLQKTWGDLVLLEGAANLEEGSLFDLSLLQIADTVDASVLLVVRYESLLSTEAIISAKRRIGDRLIGVVVNGIPPVQLPAVNTTLRPFLEAQGIRVLGMLPESDLLRSVRVGELVKQLNAEVLCRSDRLDLMVESLAIGAMNVNSAVKYFRKRHNMAVVTGGDRVEIQQAALETSTQCLILTGQLPPPDFILNRAEELEIPILSVDLDTLTTVEIVDKAFGQVRLHEPIKVHCISQLMTEHFDVNRLISILGLTPATAAK; translated from the coding sequence GTGTCAAAATCCGCTAAATTTTTGCTGATAGGATCGACTGAAGCTTACAGTGGCAAATCTGCTACGGTTTTGGGCTTATCTTACCAGTTGCAGCAACAGGGACTAGATATCGCTTATGGGAAACCTCTAGGTAGTTTTTTGAGCGAGTCTGAAGGTAACTTAGTGGAGGATGATGTCCACTTTATTACCAAAAGCCTGAATTTACCCAATTCTCGACTAGTTCCAACTTTATTTGTTCTCAGCGAGTTAGCTATCCAAAAACGTTTAGTTGGTGAAGATCAAGTTGATTACCAAGATACTTTAGCAAAACAATATCTTCAAAAAACTTGGGGTGATTTGGTACTGCTGGAAGGGGCTGCTAATCTCGAAGAAGGCTCCCTATTTGATTTATCGTTGCTACAGATAGCTGATACTGTAGATGCATCAGTGTTACTAGTTGTACGCTATGAATCGCTACTTTCCACCGAAGCCATTATATCGGCAAAGCGCCGTATCGGCGATCGCTTAATTGGTGTAGTGGTTAATGGCATTCCCCCAGTTCAACTACCAGCCGTCAACACCACACTACGTCCTTTCTTGGAAGCACAAGGAATTCGAGTTTTGGGAATGCTACCCGAAAGCGATTTACTCCGCAGTGTCAGAGTTGGTGAATTAGTTAAACAACTCAATGCCGAAGTTCTTTGTCGTAGCGATCGCTTAGACTTAATGGTGGAAAGTTTGGCAATTGGGGCAATGAATGTCAACTCTGCCGTCAAATACTTCCGTAAACGTCATAATATGGCAGTTGTAACCGGAGGCGATCGCGTTGAGATTCAACAGGCTGCTTTAGAAACTTCTACTCAGTGTTTAATTCTCACCGGACAGTTACCACCTCCAGATTTTATCCTCAATCGTGCTGAAGAATTGGAGATTCCCATTTTGTCAGTTGATTTAGATACGTTAACTACTGTGGAAATTGTGGATAAAGCTTTTGGGCAAGTTCGTCTCCATGAACCCATCAAAGTTCACTGTATCAGCCAATTAATGACCGAACATTTTGATGTTAATCGTCTCATCTCAATTTTAGGGTTAACCCCAGCTACTGCTGCTAAATAA
- a CDS encoding antibiotic biosynthesis monooxygenase family protein gives MILVSVTRLHLKSNRYLPNFLWHTATSAWQIINIHGFVGGRLIQDDCGGYWTVTMWENRQAMQDYRNSGAHRRAMPLLQKWCDEAVLVHWEQPDRNLPSMEEAYLHILEDGHFTRLTSPSTSHLEKKVSQPRFAAITGQPLPLIPRKKSLVNVLKQI, from the coding sequence ATGATTTTAGTTTCAGTAACACGTCTACATCTTAAATCTAATCGTTATTTGCCTAATTTTTTATGGCATACAGCCACCAGTGCTTGGCAAATTATCAATATTCATGGATTTGTGGGTGGTAGGTTAATTCAGGATGACTGTGGTGGATATTGGACGGTGACGATGTGGGAGAATCGGCAGGCAATGCAAGATTACCGCAATTCTGGGGCACATCGTCGGGCGATGCCACTGCTACAAAAATGGTGTGATGAAGCTGTATTAGTTCACTGGGAACAGCCAGATAGGAATTTGCCAAGTATGGAAGAAGCTTATCTGCACATCCTTGAAGATGGACATTTTACCCGTCTAACTAGTCCTTCGACATCTCATTTAGAGAAAAAAGTTAGTCAGCCCAGATTTGCTGCGATAACCGGACAACCACTACCACTGATACCAAGGAAAAAGTCTTTAGTTAATGTCCTAAAGCAAATATAG
- a CDS encoding PadR family transcriptional regulator: MALAHALLAALIDSPCSGYDLAKRFNGSVGFFWSASYQQIYRELSKLEAQAWINAEIIYQENRPDKKNYQITELGKAKLQEWIAQPSEPMAFKDDLLVKIFAGYVASPAIILAEIENHRQIHQQRLEEYQDIQKKGFTNPDKLDITAKYQYLTLRNGIRYETEWLAWCCEAIALLQDIENEPNNSNL, translated from the coding sequence ATGGCTTTAGCGCACGCACTTTTAGCAGCATTAATCGATAGTCCCTGTAGCGGATATGACTTAGCAAAACGGTTTAACGGTTCTGTTGGCTTTTTCTGGTCAGCCAGCTATCAGCAAATTTACCGAGAATTATCCAAACTAGAAGCACAAGCATGGATTAATGCCGAAATAATTTACCAAGAAAATCGCCCAGACAAAAAAAATTATCAGATCACTGAACTAGGTAAAGCAAAATTACAGGAATGGATAGCCCAACCCAGTGAACCAATGGCATTTAAAGATGATTTACTCGTGAAGATATTCGCAGGATATGTAGCCTCACCTGCAATAATATTGGCAGAAATCGAAAATCATCGGCAAATACATCAACAGCGTCTAGAAGAGTACCAAGATATCCAAAAAAAAGGTTTCACTAACCCCGATAAACTAGATATAACAGCCAAATATCAGTATTTGACACTGCGAAATGGTATCCGCTACGAAACAGAATGGTTAGCTTGGTGCTGTGAAGCGATCGCATTACTCCAAGACATAGAAAATGAACCTAATAATTCTAATCTTTAA
- a CDS encoding MAPEG family protein, translated as MPNNPILLYSIIAASALIYVPFLVVGYARASLGYDVSAPRAMFDRLPAYAQRATWAHQNSFETFMLFAAAALMAYVTGVESFYATYAAIAFVIARLFYSVFYILNIPIMRSLMFASGGLATLTLFVLSILKVNSSGV; from the coding sequence ATGCCGAATAATCCTATTCTCTTATACTCAATCATTGCTGCATCGGCACTAATTTATGTACCATTTCTGGTAGTTGGGTATGCTCGTGCAAGCTTAGGTTACGATGTTTCCGCCCCCCGTGCAATGTTTGATAGATTACCAGCATACGCTCAACGGGCAACATGGGCACATCAAAACTCCTTTGAAACCTTTATGCTATTTGCCGCAGCAGCATTAATGGCATATGTAACGGGTGTAGAATCATTTTACGCAACTTATGCAGCGATCGCATTTGTCATCGCCCGCCTATTTTACTCGGTTTTCTATATCCTAAATATTCCCATCATGCGATCGCTGATGTTCGCCAGCGGTGGACTTGCAACTTTAACTCTTTTTGTTTTGAGCATTCTTAAAGTAAATAGTTCAGGTGTATAA
- a CDS encoding YajQ family cyclic di-GMP-binding protein, translating to MASTYSFDIVSDFDRQELVNTIDQVSRDVISRYDLKDTKTTVELGDEVITVNTDSEFTLESVHTILREKAAKRSLSQKIFDFGKVESASGNRVRQEIKLQKGISQEIAKQISKLIRDEFKKVQASIQGDAVRVSAKNKDDLQVVIQRMKQEDFPVALQFTNYR from the coding sequence ATGGCTTCAACATATTCCTTCGACATAGTTAGCGATTTTGATCGCCAAGAATTGGTTAATACCATAGATCAAGTCAGCCGTGATGTCATTAGTCGCTATGATCTCAAAGACACAAAAACAACAGTTGAACTGGGTGATGAAGTAATTACCGTCAACACGGATAGCGAATTTACCCTTGAATCAGTACACACTATTCTCCGGGAAAAAGCAGCTAAACGTAGTCTTTCCCAAAAAATCTTTGATTTTGGCAAAGTTGAATCCGCTAGCGGTAATCGAGTTCGTCAAGAAATCAAATTGCAAAAAGGCATCAGTCAAGAAATTGCCAAACAAATTTCTAAATTGATTCGTGACGAGTTTAAAAAAGTTCAAGCTTCGATTCAAGGTGATGCAGTCAGAGTATCAGCCAAAAATAAAGATGACTTACAAGTCGTCATTCAAAGAATGAAGCAAGAAGACTTTCCAGTTGCCCTACAATTCACCAATTACCGTTAG
- a CDS encoding Rieske 2Fe-2S domain-containing protein: MTTYNNLQSEKCDTNVELAPEEELFQWKKQWYPVAVVDFLDSSRPHGMQLLGKDIVLWRDGSGKWCCFEDACPHRLVPLSEGRVEADGTLLCAYHAWRFDSQGNCVNIPQTKDKQTEAKHCSNPKSCAVVYPTQEKQGLLWVWAESGSQALVESQLKAPRILPELENQSDKVIKLFWNFRDLPYGWDFFMENVADPAHVPVSHHGIVGNRYKDPRYYDMIGLRQMSTQEGFSYEVTPTAANIKQSIADFQPPCHMRIVSTFEDGGQMILALYATPTRPGWCRHIGCQVLVKNHENKTPPGLGFFALPMPIWLGHILASIFLHQDMVFLHYQEKALAQKQNDRWLDAVYTPNPQDKMVIAFRNWLEKRAGGNIDWASEYNVQLPAPETDKQKLFDVWGTHTQHCSVCQDALKNINRLTILSFVAAVICGFLGVIIDARAVATQVAVASLEQTSASALIIPPLAFWCLLIGAILFTATGYLLKKLSRLFYVYEFEHARND; the protein is encoded by the coding sequence GTGACAACCTACAACAATTTACAAAGTGAAAAGTGTGATACCAACGTAGAATTAGCACCAGAAGAAGAACTATTTCAATGGAAAAAGCAGTGGTATCCAGTTGCTGTTGTGGATTTTTTAGACTCGTCTCGTCCCCATGGAATGCAATTATTAGGAAAAGATATTGTTTTGTGGCGAGATGGTTCAGGAAAATGGTGCTGTTTTGAAGATGCTTGTCCCCATCGATTAGTACCTCTTTCGGAAGGGAGAGTTGAAGCCGATGGTACGCTTTTATGTGCTTACCATGCTTGGCGTTTTGATAGTCAGGGAAATTGCGTCAACATTCCCCAAACTAAAGATAAACAAACTGAAGCCAAACATTGTTCAAATCCCAAATCTTGTGCTGTTGTTTATCCAACCCAAGAAAAACAGGGATTGTTGTGGGTGTGGGCAGAATCTGGTTCCCAAGCTTTAGTTGAGAGTCAATTAAAAGCACCTAGAATCTTACCGGAACTTGAAAATCAGTCAGATAAGGTTATAAAACTATTTTGGAATTTCCGTGATCTTCCCTATGGATGGGATTTTTTCATGGAAAATGTTGCTGATCCTGCACATGTACCCGTTTCCCATCATGGCATCGTAGGCAACCGATACAAAGATCCAAGATACTATGACATGATTGGGTTGCGGCAAATGTCAACTCAAGAAGGGTTTTCCTATGAAGTCACACCCACTGCTGCGAATATCAAACAATCAATTGCTGATTTTCAACCGCCTTGTCACATGCGGATTGTTTCAACTTTTGAAGATGGTGGTCAAATGATTCTGGCTTTATATGCTACACCAACTCGTCCCGGATGGTGTCGGCATATTGGATGTCAGGTATTAGTGAAAAATCACGAAAATAAAACACCTCCAGGTTTAGGATTTTTCGCATTACCAATGCCAATTTGGTTAGGTCATATCTTAGCTTCGATATTTTTGCATCAAGATATGGTATTTCTACACTACCAGGAAAAAGCACTAGCCCAAAAACAAAATGATAGATGGTTAGATGCAGTTTATACACCCAATCCCCAAGATAAAATGGTGATTGCGTTTCGTAACTGGTTAGAAAAACGAGCAGGAGGTAATATTGATTGGGCATCAGAATATAATGTACAACTCCCTGCACCAGAGACAGATAAGCAGAAGCTATTTGATGTTTGGGGAACACACACCCAACACTGTAGTGTTTGTCAAGATGCTTTAAAAAATATTAATCGTTTGACAATATTATCTTTTGTAGCAGCCGTAATTTGTGGCTTTTTAGGTGTAATTATTGATGCACGCGCTGTGGCAACCCAAGTTGCTGTTGCATCTTTGGAACAAACATCCGCATCAGCGCTAATTATCCCACCGCTTGCTTTTTGGTGCTTGCTAATAGGAGCAATTTTATTTACCGCCACAGGATACCTGTTGAAAAAATTGAGTCGGCTATTTTATGTATATGAATTTGAACACGCACGTAATGATTAA
- the wecB gene encoding non-hydrolyzing UDP-N-acetylglucosamine 2-epimerase — translation MAIEKLVYIILGTRPEAIKLAPVIKVFQDAPGFILRVILTGQHREMVEQVMQLFNLKADSDLEIMQPQQSLSDITNRSLQGLEALFAKEKPDLVIVQGDTTTAFAAALAAFYHQIPIGHVEAGLRTDNLFNPFPEEANRRLVSQITQLHFAPTKLAVENLRNSGVLGEIHLTGNTVIDALLDVASSQPNCDIPGLEWEKHRVLLATVHRRENWGEPLQGIAEGFLEILEKFPDTALLLPLHRNPTVREPLQASLGKHPRVFLTEPLDYSELVGAIMRSHLLLTDSGGLQEEAPSLGKPVLVLRETTERPEAVTAGTAKLIGTDSHQIVANASELLANSAAYDAMANAINPFGDGKAAQRILEIVTNYIKV, via the coding sequence ATGGCTATTGAAAAACTTGTTTACATTATTTTAGGTACCCGTCCGGAAGCGATAAAATTAGCTCCGGTAATCAAAGTATTTCAAGATGCACCTGGTTTTATTTTAAGGGTGATTTTAACAGGACAGCACCGAGAAATGGTTGAGCAGGTGATGCAGTTGTTTAACCTTAAAGCTGATAGTGACTTGGAGATTATGCAACCTCAGCAATCTTTGAGTGATATTACTAATCGGAGTTTGCAAGGTTTAGAAGCATTATTTGCGAAGGAAAAACCAGATTTAGTTATTGTCCAGGGAGATACAACAACTGCATTTGCGGCAGCTTTAGCAGCTTTTTATCATCAAATTCCCATTGGACATGTGGAAGCAGGTTTAAGAACAGATAATTTATTTAATCCCTTCCCGGAAGAAGCAAACCGACGTTTAGTTTCTCAAATCACCCAATTGCATTTTGCCCCAACTAAGTTAGCGGTGGAAAATCTGCGAAATTCTGGGGTTTTGGGTGAAATCCATTTGACTGGAAACACGGTAATTGATGCTTTATTAGATGTTGCCAGTAGTCAACCCAATTGTGATATTCCTGGTTTAGAGTGGGAAAAACATCGAGTTTTATTAGCAACAGTCCACCGTCGAGAAAATTGGGGTGAACCATTACAGGGAATTGCTGAAGGATTTTTAGAAATCTTAGAAAAATTTCCCGATACAGCATTATTATTACCATTACATCGGAACCCAACGGTGAGGGAACCCCTCCAAGCAAGTTTAGGTAAACACCCGCGAGTATTTTTAACCGAACCATTAGATTATAGTGAACTAGTTGGAGCCATCATGCGATCGCATCTTCTCCTCACCGACTCTGGTGGTTTACAAGAAGAAGCACCAAGCCTAGGGAAACCAGTTTTAGTTCTGCGAGAAACTACCGAACGTCCGGAAGCTGTCACTGCTGGAACTGCAAAGTTGATAGGTACCGATAGTCATCAAATAGTTGCTAATGCTTCTGAGTTACTTGCTAATTCTGCCGCTTATGATGCGATGGCAAATGCAATTAACCCTTTTGGTGATGGTAAAGCTGCTCAACGTATTTTAGAGATAGTTACCAATTACATCAAGGTTTAA
- a CDS encoding MBL fold metallo-hydrolase, whose amino-acid sequence MHVTYLDSNSWLIEMGGQRILLDPWLVGDLVFGNAAWLFRGYRSQSRSIPENIDLILLSQGLEDHAHPPTLKELNHDIPVVASPNAAKVVDKLGYSQINSISHGESCTIANKIKITAFPGSPIGPTLIENGYLIQDLSNGISLYYEPHGYHSPTLKEVAPIDVIITPIIDLQLPLLGSIIKGQSTALQAVEWLKPQIIMPTAAGGDISFEGLLVSILSSKGGIEEFGTLLKENNLNTKVFEPKPWERCELDLAVSTAR is encoded by the coding sequence ATGCACGTTACTTACTTGGATAGTAATTCGTGGTTAATCGAAATGGGAGGACAGCGGATTCTGCTAGATCCTTGGTTGGTGGGAGATTTGGTTTTTGGAAATGCTGCTTGGTTGTTTCGGGGATATCGTTCCCAGTCCCGTTCTATCCCCGAAAATATTGACTTGATTTTATTATCTCAAGGTTTGGAAGACCACGCGCATCCTCCCACACTCAAAGAACTTAACCATGATATCCCTGTGGTTGCATCACCGAATGCAGCTAAGGTAGTAGATAAATTAGGTTATTCCCAAATTAATTCTATTTCCCACGGTGAATCCTGCACAATTGCCAACAAAATCAAAATTACCGCTTTTCCCGGTTCCCCAATTGGTCCAACATTGATAGAAAATGGTTATCTGATTCAAGATTTAAGCAACGGTATAAGCCTCTACTATGAACCTCATGGATACCATTCCCCAACTTTAAAAGAGGTTGCCCCTATTGATGTGATCATTACCCCTATTATTGACTTACAACTGCCCCTATTAGGCTCCATAATTAAAGGTCAAAGCACGGCATTACAAGCAGTTGAATGGTTAAAGCCCCAAATAATTATGCCAACGGCGGCTGGGGGAGATATTAGTTTTGAAGGGTTATTAGTATCTATTTTGAGTTCAAAAGGTGGAATAGAAGAATTCGGCACCTTACTCAAGGAAAATAATCTGAATACAAAGGTATTTGAACCAAAACCATGGGAACGTTGTGAACTAGATTTAGCTGTATCAACTGCACGGTGA